From the genome of Candidatus Obscuribacterales bacterium:
ATCCCCTTGTGGAAGTTGTTCCATCGTGCCTAATTGATCCACTTTGGGTTTTGCCGGAGGCATAGGAATTGGACTATTGGCCGGCTGAGCATATGCAGCAAGTCCAGATATTCCAACAACTGTCAGAGCCAAGGCGCTCAGCAGACTAGTCTTTACGGCTTTCATATTCGGCATAGAATATTCCCCTTGATACATTAGCCGCCTACGTATCAATCATATACCCTATAGTTGATTTACGGCCCGCCGCACTGTAAACGCCCAGGCAATCCTGGGTGGACGTCTGCGTGGTCGATAACCACCGGAAGCCTTTGTCTGCCCCAGTTTCCTTTGTTTTTCTCAAATAGTCCCGGAATAGGCTCTTTGCAAAAACTGCACTTGTTTCCCTTAAGCCGATAAACGCCTAGCTGGAACCAGTCGCGTTCTATCAGACACTCATGGCATTTCGGACAGTAGGTACTTTCTCTTTCAACATCGTAGACATTGCCGACGTAGGCAAACTTTATACCGGCCTCTATTGCTTGGTTGCGCGCGCGAATAAGAGTGGCATGCGGTGTAGGCGGCCGGTTCAATTTGAAATCCGGGTGATAGGCGGTGAAATGTATTGGCACGTCATCGCCTAGATTTTTCAAAATCCAGTCGCACATGCGAGCAATTTCGTCTGCTGAATCGTTTTCTTCCGGTATAACGAGATTTGTTAATTCGAACCAAACGTTAGTTTCTTTTTTCAACCATTTGAGTGTGTCTAGGACAGGTTCAAGATGAGCCAAGCATAGGTGTTGATAGAAGAGTTCAGTAAAAGCTTTCAAGTCCACATTGGCTGCGTCCATTACCGAATAGAATTCCGGGCGTGCCTCAGGTGTAATGTAACCAGCGGTGACCGCGATAGTCTTCAGTCCTCGCTCGTGGCAGGCTTTGGCTGTGTCAATTGCGTATTCAGCCCAAAGAACGGGATCGTTATAAGTAAACGCAACTGACTTACAACCCAGTTTTAGTGCTGCTTCTGCAATTTCATCAGGTGTGGCCTTCTCGGATAGTGCTGCGATCTCACGTGATTTACTGATTGACCAATTCTGGCAAAAGCGGCATCCCAAGTTGCATCCGGCTGTGCCAAATGAAAGTACGCTCGTACCTGGTAGAAAGTGATTCAGTGGTTTCTTCTCCACGGGGTCCACGCAAAACCCAGTGCTCATGCCGTAAGTAGTTAATATCATCTCGCCGCCGACATTCTGTCGCACGAAGCAAAAACCCCTGTCACCGTCTTTCATCACACACTGACGGGGACAAAGATTACATTTTATACGCGCGCCGTCCTCAACTGGTCTCCACCAGCGACCTGGATATTTCCCAACTAACATTTCGTCCATAATTTCAGTATAGCAATCAAGAATCATTGCTAGCAGCGTAGCAAGAGCGCTGATGAAGCGGTCGCCGCGAAGCGAACGTCAGTTGCCGGATGGCGAGCAAAGGCGGAGTGAAACGAAGCCGGAGCGTTATTAAAAATATGCGCCCGTTGTTCAATAATACAAATTACCCCAGACCGCCTCTAACTGATCCATGGTTTTGAATAGTGTCGTGCGCATGTGCTTATCTTTGGTGCAATATGCTTGCCAGTACAAGTCCCACCACTCTCCGTAAGCTTTTTCACGACCTTTAGCGGA
Proteins encoded in this window:
- the amrS gene encoding AmmeMemoRadiSam system radical SAM enzyme produces the protein MLVGKYPGRWWRPVEDGARIKCNLCPRQCVMKDGDRGFCFVRQNVGGEMILTTYGMSTGFCVDPVEKKPLNHFLPGTSVLSFGTAGCNLGCRFCQNWSISKSREIAALSEKATPDEIAEAALKLGCKSVAFTYNDPVLWAEYAIDTAKACHERGLKTIAVTAGYITPEARPEFYSVMDAANVDLKAFTELFYQHLCLAHLEPVLDTLKWLKKETNVWFELTNLVIPEENDSADEIARMCDWILKNLGDDVPIHFTAYHPDFKLNRPPTPHATLIRARNQAIEAGIKFAYVGNVYDVERESTYCPKCHECLIERDWFQLGVYRLKGNKCSFCKEPIPGLFEKNKGNWGRQRLPVVIDHADVHPGLPGRLQCGGP